The segment CGGAAATCATGTTGTCAATATGGTCAATTTATAAATTCCGCATTCTACTACCTCTGCTCGCGGCGTCGCTCCTCTGCGTACCCGCCGCGCTTACCGCGCCGCGGGTCTTCGCCCAATCCTTTGTCCAGGCCACCCCCGAGAAGGTCGGCGTGTCCTCCGATCGGCTGGCGCGCATCGATGCGGCGCTTGAAGCCTATGTCGAGGAAGAACGCCTCCCGGGCGCCGCGCTCGTGATCGGGCGGCGCGGGCACGTGGTCTACGCCAAGGCCTTCGGCTACCGGGACCGCGAGGCGGGGGAGCCGCTCGAGATCACGGACCTGTTCCGCATCGCTTCTCAGACCAAGGCGGTCATCTCGGTGGGCGTGATGATCCTCCAGGAGCAGGGGCGTCTGTTGATCGACCAGGACCTGGGCGACTTCATTCCCGAGTTCGACAGCACGACCGTCGCCGTTGCAACCGGGGACGGGGGCTACGAGGTGGTCCCCGCAGATCGCAAGATCACCGTACGCGACCTGCTCACCCACACCGCCGGCATCGGGTACGGGTGGGGCCCCGGCACCCGGGCCTGGGAGGAGGCCGGCATCGTGGGCTGGTATTTCGCGGACCGCGAAGAACCGATTGCCGATACCGTCGAGCGCATGGCGGATCTGCCCATGGCTGGCCAGCCGGGAGGGGCATTCGTGTACGGCTACGCCACGGATATCCTGGGCGTGGTGATCGAGCGAGCCTCCGGCATGCCGCTGGACGAATTCCTGCGGGTCGAGATCCTCGAGCCGCTGGGCATGGTTGACACGCACTTCTACGTGCCGCCGGAGAAAGCGGAACGGCTCACCGTCGTGTACTCGGTAACGGATGAAAAGGGGATGGAGCGCGCGCCTGATCCGGGCCACATGGTCGGACAGGGCATGTACCTCGAGGGACCGCGCAAGAGCTTCTCGGGCGGCGCGGGACTCGTGTCCACGCCGGGAGACTACGCCCGCTTTCTCGAGGCGCTCCGGCGCGGGGGCACGCTGGACGGGGCGCGCATCCTGTCGCCCAAGACCGTGGAGCTCATGACCGTCGATCATGTGCACGACGCGTGGCAGGGCGACGGCGGCGGGTTCGGCCTGGGGTTCGGTATTACGGAGGAGATCGGCTGGAGCGGCCTGCCGGGTTCTCCGGGCGCCTACAACTGGGGAGGAGCCTATCACTCCACGTACTGGGTCGATCCGGTAGAGGAACTGGTGGTTTCCTACATGACGCAGGTCATCCCCGCCCAGGGTCTTGACGACCATCAGCGCATCCGGGCGCTCGTCTACCAGGCGCTGGTGGACTGAAGCGGCGTTACAACTCGAACACCTTCTCCAGCCGCGTCAGGTTGACGCACCCGCTTTCGGTCACGACCACATTGTCCTCGATCCGAACGCCACCGCCGAGATCAGGGTAGTACAAACCCGGTTCCACGGTCACGACGTGGCCGGCCACGAGGACCTGGGACACCTTGGAAATGCGGGGCGGTTCGTGGATTTCCAGGCCGAAGCCATGGCCCGTGCCGTGGAAGAAGCCCTGCATGCGGCCGTTTTTCGCGCCCGTCTCGTAACCCTTGCTTTCGAACAGCCGTTCCACTTCTCCGTGGATATCACGTCCGTCCACCCCGGCTCGGACTCGCGAGAGCGCGATTTCCTGTCCTTCCAGCACCGTATCGTATAGCCTTCGGAACGTGTCGGATACCGGCCCCTTTGCCACGGTGCGCGTGATATCCGCGTAATATCCGGTCTTCGCGGACTTGGGAAACAGGTCGAAGATGATGGGCTCGCCGGCGCGCAACGGTCCGGAACCCCCGTTGTGGGGGTCGCAGCCCTGGACGCCGCCGGCGATGATCGTGTGCTGGGCGATGCAGTCCCGTTCCAGCAGGTAGACGTGGATACGCTTCCGGATGTACTCGGAAGTCAGCGGCCCTTCCGGCCCGTGGAGCAGGCCGTCCTTCACGGTAGCTTCGGCCAGGATATCGAAAGCCATGCGCAGGGCGTCTTCCGTGTGGCGGGAGGCGTTCGAGATGGCCGCGACCTCGTCGTCGGTCTTCACCGGGCGCTGGTCCCAG is part of the Gemmatimonadota bacterium genome and harbors:
- a CDS encoding beta-lactamase family protein; the protein is MLSIWSIYKFRILLPLLAASLLCVPAALTAPRVFAQSFVQATPEKVGVSSDRLARIDAALEAYVEEERLPGAALVIGRRGHVVYAKAFGYRDREAGEPLEITDLFRIASQTKAVISVGVMILQEQGRLLIDQDLGDFIPEFDSTTVAVATGDGGYEVVPADRKITVRDLLTHTAGIGYGWGPGTRAWEEAGIVGWYFADREEPIADTVERMADLPMAGQPGGAFVYGYATDILGVVIERASGMPLDEFLRVEILEPLGMVDTHFYVPPEKAERLTVVYSVTDEKGMERAPDPGHMVGQGMYLEGPRKSFSGGAGLVSTPGDYARFLEALRRGGTLDGARILSPKTVELMTVDHVHDAWQGDGGGFGLGFGITEEIGWSGLPGSPGAYNWGGAYHSTYWVDPVEELVVSYMTQVIPAQGLDDHQRIRALVYQALVD
- a CDS encoding aminopeptidase P family protein yields the protein MTASPGNEAILLIADSERDADMLYAAGLFVPDPFTFLRVEGRTTIMMSDLEIDRARAQSKVDEVVSLTDYTNRAKKTGNADPGLMDAVVELLREREVKCVSVPNGFPLGYADKLRDRGFAVASKEDPFWDQRPVKTDDEVAAISNASRHTEDALRMAFDILAEATVKDGLLHGPEGPLTSEYIRKRIHVYLLERDCIAQHTIIAGGVQGCDPHNGGSGPLRAGEPIIFDLFPKSAKTGYYADITRTVAKGPVSDTFRRLYDTVLEGQEIALSRVRAGVDGRDIHGEVERLFESKGYETGAKNGRMQGFFHGTGHGFGLEIHEPPRISKVSQVLVAGHVVTVEPGLYYPDLGGGVRIEDNVVVTESGCVNLTRLEKVFEL